One segment of Carya illinoinensis cultivar Pawnee chromosome 1, C.illinoinensisPawnee_v1, whole genome shotgun sequence DNA contains the following:
- the LOC122318337 gene encoding protein FAR1-RELATED SEQUENCE 11-like, with translation MSEGTSVVMESSENGTDLSQDDIGTIEGTPDNTILSRQTSVNLVPFIGQRFISQEAAYEFYCSFAKQCGFSIRRHRTRGKDGVGRGVTRRDFACHRGGYPQMKPSEDGKMQRNRKSSRCGCQAYMRIVKRADFEVPEWRVTGFSNIHNHELLKPQEVRLLPAYCTISPDDKIRICMFAKAGMSVRQMLRLLELEKGVKLGCLPFTEIDVRNLLQSFRNVDKDSDSIDLIAVCKKLKDENPNFKYDFKIDRHNRLEHIAWTYASSVQLYEAFGDAMVFDTTHRLDAYDMLLGIWLGVDNHGMTCFFGCVLLQDENMQSFSWALKTFLGFMKRKAPQTILTDHNMWLKEAISIEMPETKHAFCIWHIVAKFSDWFSVLLGSRYDDWKAEFYRLYNLESVEDFELGWREMVNKYGLNANKHIVSLFALRTVWALSFLRRYFFAGIMSTCQSESINAFIQRVLSAQSQLDRFVEQVAEIVDFNDRVGAKEKMQWKLQKMILKTGSPIESHAATLLSPYAFGKLQDELVLAPQYASLPVDEGCFQVRHHTQMDGGCKVIWAPCQGHISCSCHQFEFSGILCRHVLRVLSTNNCFHIPDQYLPTRWRGVNSSSTNPFQTATTREHSDKIQLLESMASTLITESIEMEERLDVACEQIAIALSRVKELSRSTHGMNEISYNCPSDSLILPEVEDADGIVRSFTIGHPHDSITLGKIKERRPKDGTEITRKRRNCSGPCCGHFGHDGSACSIMGDDDLHGDALGYL, from the exons ATGTCAGAAGGAACAAGCGTGGTTATGGAATCTTCTGAAAATGGCACAGATTTATCTCAAGATGATATCGGCACCATAGAGGGAACTCCTGACAACACAATTTTATCACGACAAACATCTGTGAACCTTGTTCCATTTATAGGGCAGAGATTCATTTCCCAAGAAGCCGCTTATGAATTTTATTGCAGTTTTGCAAAACAATGTGGCTTTTCAATTAGACGCCATCGTACTCGAGGCAAGGATGGGGTCGGTCGGGGAGTTACGAGAAGGGATTTTGCTTGCCATCGTGGTGGATATCCACAGATGAAACCATCTGAAGATGGAAAGATGCAGAGAAATCGTAAATCATCACGCTGTGGTTGTCAAGCATATATGCGTATTGTTAAGCGGGCAGATTTTGAAGTCCCTGAGTGGCGTGTTACAGGCTTTAGCAACATCCACAACCACGAACTtctgaaaccacaagaagtacGTCTCCTTCCTGCCTACTGTACCATATCTCCAGATGACAAGATTCGGATTTGCATGTTTGCAAAAGCTGGAATGTCGGTACGGCAAATGTTGAGATTATTGGAGCTAGAGAAAGGTGTTAAGTTGGGATGTCTACCATTTACAGAAATAGACGTCAGAAATCTTTTACAGTCTTTTAGAAATGTTGATAAAGATAGTGATTCTATTGATCTTATTGCAGTGTGTAAGAAACTAAAAGATGAAAATCCTAACTTCAAGTATGACTTCAAAATAGACAGGCATAACAGGCTGGAACATATTGCATGGACTTATGCTTCCTCAGTTCAGTTGTATGAGGCATTTGGAGATGCGATGGTTTTTGATACAACCCACCGTCTGGATGCCTATGATATGCTGTTAGGCATTTGGCTTGGAGTGGACAACCATGGAATGACATGCTTTTTTGGTTGTGTGCTTCTACAGGATGAAAATATGCAGTCCTTTTCCTGGGCACTGAAG ACATTTTTGGGCTTCATGAAAAGAAAGGCTCCACAGACAATATTAACTGACCATAACATGTGGCTAAAAGAGGCTATTTCTATTGAAATGCCTGAAACCAAGCATGCCTTTTGCATTTGGCACATCGTTGCAAAGTTTTCGGATTGGTTTTCAGTACTGCTTGGATCACGTTATGATGATTGGAAAGCTGAGTTTTATCGGCTCTATAACCTGGAATCGGTGGAAGATTTTGAACTGGGGTGGAGGGAAATGGTGAATAAATATGGACTCAATGCAAATAAGCACATTGTCAGTTTGTTTGCATTACGGACAGTTTGGGCTTTATCATTCTTGCGACGGTACTTCTTTGCAGGAATAATGAGTACATGTCAGTCAGAGTCGATTAATGCTTTCATCCAACGGGTTTTGAGTGCGCAGTCTCAGCTGGACCGTTTTGTAGAGCAA GTAGCTGAAATCGTTGATTTTAATGACCGGGTTGGAGCAAAGGAAAAAATGCAATGGAAACTGCAGAAAATGATCCTCAAAACAGGTTCACCAATTGAATCCCATGCTGCCACTCTTCTTAGTCCCTATGCCTTTGGTAAACTCCAAGACGAGCTTGTGTTGGCACCGCAGTATGCATCTCTTCCAGTTGATGAAGGTTGTTTCCAAGTCAGACACCATACTCAGATGGATGGAGGGTGCAAAGTGATTTGGGCTCCTTGTCAAGGGCATATCAGCTGTAGCTGCCATCAGTTTGAGTTTTCAGGCATCCTTTGCAGACATGTTCTACGTGTCCTGTCAACTAATAACTGTTTTCACATTCCAGATCAATATCTACCCACCCGTTGGCGCGGTGTCAATTCCTCTTCTACCAACCCCTTCCAGACTGCAACTACAAGAGAGCATTCTGACAAAATTCAGTTATTAGAGTCCATGGCTTCAACACTCATAACAGAATCAATTGAAATGGAGGAACGACTTGATGTTGCCTGTGAGCAAATTGCCATAGCGTTATCACGTGTTAAAGAACTTTCTAGGTCAACACATGGTATGAATGAGATTTCCTATAATTGTCCATCTGACTCATTGATCCTACCAGAGGTGGAAGATGCTGATGGAATTGTTCGGAGTTTTACGATTGGTCATCCTCATGATTCGATCACTTTAGGAAAGATTAAAGAGAGAAGGCCAAAAGATGGAACCGAGATTACCAGAAAACGAAGGAACTGTTCAGGGCCTTGCTGTGGGCATTTTGGACATGATGGATCTGCTTGTTCAATAATGGGAGATGACGATTTGCATGGAGATGCACTCGGGTACTTGTAA
- the LOC122318360 gene encoding uncharacterized protein LOC122318360: MAITHSDLEPSHRSTEFGSKTWAFLVVLISLCGLFCFILCLIAEALRSEVTWVGTGNKGSEGKYECVYSGSGKIPLFCAAAAFVGLAVAMVVEHTYMLIAVTISPPSALVTWDPDSAPVKSLTWLAGFFFVSTWICFSIAEILLLIGLSVESGHLKNWNTPRPSCLIIREGLFSAAGVFSLTTVFLAAGLYLTALRAERISRELESVRREMVERSILYASPPSSPPHHMATMTRENPITAENHTQPPLFVFPQALSKNSNAV; encoded by the exons ATGGCCATCACGCATTCCGACCTCGAACCAAGCCACAGAAGCACCGAGTTTGGTAGCAAAACCTGGGCGTTCCTCGTAGTATTGATCAGTCTCTGTGGCCTATTTTGCTTCATTCTTTGTCTCATAGCAGAAGCCTTGCGTTCTGAG GTCACTTGGGTGGGAACCGGTAATAAAGGAAGCGAAGGGAAATATGAATGTGTGTACAGTGGCAGTGGGAAAATACCATTGTTTTGTGCTGCTGCTGCATTTGTTGGACTAGCTGTTGCCATGGTGGTGGAACACACCTACATGTTGATTGCGGTTACAATATCGCCACCTTCGGCTCTGGTTACTTGGGACCCTGACTCTGCTCCTGTCAAGTCTCTAACATGGCTAGCcggatttttctttgtttcaacTTG GATCTGCTTTTCCATAGCAGAGATTTTGCTATTGATTGGGTTAAGCGTAGAGTCAGGCCATCTTAAGAATTGGAACACGCCAAGACCAAGTTGCCTTATCATTCGAGAAGGCTTGTTCTCTGCAGCTGGAGTGTTCTCCTTAACTACAGTCTTCCTCGCTGCTGGTTTATACTTGACAGCACTGCGTGCAGAAAGAATATCTCGAGAGCTGGAGAGCGTGCGGCGTGAAATGGTAGAGAGATCCATCCTCTATGCGTCTCCACCAAGTTCGCCCCCACATCACATGGCAACCATGACAAGAGAGAACCCCATCACCGCAGAGAACCATACTCAGCCACCATTGTTTGTATTTCCACAAGCATTGAGCAAGAACTCAAATGCAGTGTGA
- the LOC122318367 gene encoding importin subunit alpha-2-like — MSLRPNERTEVRRNRYKVAVDADEGRRRREDNMVEIRKNKREESLQKKRREGLQSQQSFSSSLHASTVEKKLESLPSMVAGVWSSDSNLQLEATTQFRKLLSIERSPPIEEVIQSGVVPRFVEFLVREDFPQLQFEAAWALTNIASGTSENTKVVIDHGAVPIFVKLLGSSSDDVREQAVWALGNVAGDSPRCRDLVLGNGALLPLLGQLNEHAKLSMLRNATWTLSNFCRGKPQPPFDQVKPALPALERLVHSNDEEVLTDACWALSYLSDGTNDKIQAVIEAGVCARLIQLLLHPSPSVLIPALRTVGNIVTGDDLQTQCIINHGALPCLLSLLSHNHKKSIKKEACWTISNITAGNREQIQAVIDAGLIAPLVNLLQNAEFEIKKEAAWAISNATSGGTHDQIKYLVSQGCIKPLCDLLVCPDARIVTVCLEGLENILRVGEAEKSLGNTGEVNLYAQMIDDAEGLEKIENLQSHDNNEIYEKAVKILETYWLEDEDETVPSGDGSQPGFGFGGNEVQVPSGGFNFS, encoded by the exons ATGTCTTTGAGGCCGAACGAGAGAACCGAGGTCCGCCGGAATCGTTATAAGGTCGCTGTCGACGCAGATGAGGGGCGCCGGAGACGCGAAGACAACATGGTCGAGATCCGCAAGAACAAGCGCGAGGAGAGCTTGCAGAAGAAGCGCCGCGAAGGCCTACAGTCCCAGCAgtccttctcttcctctctccacGCCTCCACCGTTGAAAAAAAG TTGGAGAGTCTTCCTTCGATGGTTGCTGGGGTTTGGTCCAGTGATAGTAATTTGCAGCTGGAGGCCACCACGCAGTTTCGGAAGCTGCTTTCAATTG AGAGAAGCCCTCCAATCGAGGAAGTTATTCAATCTGGCGTTGTTCCTCGATTCGTTGAGTTTCTTGTCAGGGAGGACTTTCCTCAACTTCAG TTTGAAGCTGCTTGGGCCCTTACAAACATAGCATCAGGAACTTCAGAGAACACAAAGGTGGTGATCGATCATGGCGCAGTTCCAATCTTTGTTAAGCTACTGGGTTCTTCGAGTGACGATGTGCGGGAGCAG GCTGTGTGGGCATTGGGAAATGTTGCCGGGGATTCTCCTAGATGCCGTGATCTTGTACTTGGCAATGGAGCCTTGCTTCCATTGCTGGGACAACTGAATGAGCATGCAAAGCTTTcgatgttgagaaatgccacatgGACGCTGTCTAACTTCTGCAGGGGCAAGCCACAGCCTCCTTTTGATCAG GTGAAGCCAGCACTTCCTGCTCTTGAGCGTCTCGTCCATTCAAATGATGAAGAAGTCCTGACAGATGCTTGCTGGGCTCTCTCATATCTTTCTGATGGTACAAATGACAAAATCCAAGCCGTGATTGAAGCAGGTGTTTGTGCCCGACTCATTCAGCTCCTCCT GCATCCATCTCCTTCAGTGCTCATCCCTGCCCTTCGCACGGTTGGAAATATTGTGACAGGAGATGATCTTCAGACTCAA TGTATAATCAACCATGGTGCACTGCCATGTCTTTTGAGCCTGTTGTCCCACAATCATAAAAAGAGCATCAAGAAAGAAGCCTGTTGGACTATCTCAAACATTACGGCTGGAAACAGGGAGCAGATACAG GCTGTCATTGATGCTGGTTTAATTGCGCCCTTGGTCAATCTGCTTCAAAATGCAGAGTTTGAGATAAAGAAAGAGGCTGCATGGGCAATTTCAAATGCTACTTCAGGGGGTACCCATGATCAAATTAA GTACCTGGTGAGTCAGGGGTGTATAAAACCATTGTGTGATCTTCTTGTATGCCCTGATGCAAGGATAGTCACTGTCTGTTTAGAAGGGTTGGAGAACATTCTGAGGGTTGGGGAAGCAGAGAAGAGTTTGGGCAACACCGGAGAGGTTAACTTGTATGCCCAGATGATAGATGATGCTGAGGGATTggagaaaattgaaaatcttCAGTCTCATGACAATAATGAGATCTATGAAAAGGCAGTTAAAATTCTCGAAACATATTGGTTGGAGGATGAGGATGAAACAGTGCCTTCGGGTGATGGTTCTCAGCCTGGCTTTGGCTTTGGAGGGAATGAGGTTCAAGTTCCATCAGGTGGATTCAACTTTAGCTGA